The following proteins come from a genomic window of Streptomyces sp. Sge12:
- a CDS encoding trimeric intracellular cation channel family protein produces the protein MLHDLFPPGIQHALDLAGIFVFATAGALLAVRKNFDVFGIVVLALVTALGGGLFRDLVIGAVPPAAFGELSFFVTPLVAAGIVYFLHPEVQRINRAINVFDAAGLGLFCVTGTTKAYEYGLGLTASAALGVATAVGGGVLRDVLVNEVPSLLRDREMYAVPALVGATMVAVFISMHRLNAITTGLAIVTTFVLRLLAMRYHWRAPLAWNRRSSVAEEP, from the coding sequence GTGCTCCACGATCTCTTCCCGCCCGGGATCCAGCATGCCCTGGACCTCGCCGGCATCTTCGTCTTCGCCACCGCAGGCGCCCTGCTCGCCGTACGCAAGAACTTCGACGTCTTCGGCATCGTCGTCCTCGCCCTGGTCACGGCCCTGGGCGGCGGTCTCTTCCGCGACCTCGTCATCGGCGCCGTGCCGCCCGCGGCCTTCGGCGAGCTCAGCTTCTTCGTCACGCCGCTGGTCGCCGCCGGGATCGTCTACTTCCTGCACCCCGAGGTCCAGCGGATCAACCGCGCCATCAACGTCTTCGACGCGGCCGGCCTCGGGCTGTTCTGCGTGACCGGCACGACCAAGGCCTACGAGTACGGTCTGGGCCTGACCGCCTCCGCCGCGCTCGGCGTCGCCACGGCCGTCGGCGGCGGCGTCCTGCGCGACGTCCTCGTGAACGAGGTGCCGTCGCTGCTGCGCGACCGTGAGATGTACGCCGTACCCGCCTTGGTCGGCGCCACGATGGTGGCCGTCTTCATCAGCATGCACCGCCTCAACGCCATCACCACCGGCCTCGCGATCGTCACGACCTTCGTGCTGCGCCTCCTCGCCATGCGCTACCACTGGCGGGCTCCGCTGGCCTGGAACCGGCGGTCCTCGGTGGCCGAAGAGCCGTAA
- a CDS encoding helix-turn-helix domain-containing protein: MSSRFGALLRGLRHEAGMTQEQLAERSRLGVRTIHRLETGKPTDARMGTVKQVAHALADELRRDRDELWTDLLAAHRGNAAAAAGPAAEQHVRESSAPDAAPAPAPAPVPDPVPAPPPVRAVRPGTLPTSRSALAAVAEALAHDVYGRCIREEEQRRIHDPFPLPVRWRSAPAELLDHRDNISGTSPAAPSLDGGLTDIADVYRRVRSGRLVVLGRAGSGKTVLVLRFVLDHLGARTPGEPVPVVFSMGSWDPTGTTLRDWLIARLLRDHPNLDASAPGGSTLAAALVDAGWILPVLDGFDEMAPGLLGVALRELNTSALPLFLTSRTEQFAEAVGVEVLRRTAGIELLDLDADDLVHYLPRTARPTAPAGRDGRAATGWDPVLERLRTDPEGAPGARLAAVLRTPLMVLLARTLYSDTPAQDPAVLLDSARFPTPGAIEEHLLAGFVPSVYGSPPTAAPGARRTRGPRTWDPLRARHYLGHLAGHLDRPERREGQDLAWWQLRESLPLTSRILAVVLACSLVTAVADWLVFPAKNLAAGHGAAFALGTGLLDALLFGPAVGLAFGLVHGLVAVLGIRAFEPSRVRIRLPGRHRPSAGPSARRVATLVPAGLLGGLVMGLGCGLAHTVGAQLTYGGVLLDPAVVEATAVNCLMYGLTFALAGGLVLGLVATLETPIDLGRAATPTDLLAINRSIVVRQALFLAPMLTLVIAFGGRLMTELLQGVVGPLTWPMAEGLALGAVGGVAGALSYALAFTAWGQWVLLTRIWLPLTGRLPWATVAFLEDAYRRGVLRQVGAVYQFRHARLQSHLRGRPAP, encoded by the coding sequence GTGAGCAGCCGGTTCGGTGCGTTGCTCCGCGGGTTGCGGCACGAGGCGGGGATGACGCAGGAGCAGTTGGCCGAGCGGTCCCGGCTCGGGGTCCGCACCATCCACCGGCTGGAGACCGGCAAGCCCACCGACGCCCGGATGGGAACGGTGAAGCAGGTCGCGCACGCACTGGCCGACGAGCTGCGGCGCGACCGGGACGAGCTCTGGACGGACCTGCTGGCCGCCCACCGCGGCAACGCGGCCGCCGCCGCCGGGCCGGCCGCGGAGCAGCACGTACGCGAGTCGTCCGCGCCCGACGCCGCCCCGGCCCCGGCCCCGGCTCCCGTGCCCGACCCCGTACCGGCGCCCCCACCGGTCCGGGCGGTACGCCCCGGCACACTGCCGACGTCCCGCAGCGCCCTGGCCGCGGTCGCCGAGGCGCTCGCCCACGACGTCTACGGCCGCTGCATCCGCGAGGAGGAGCAGCGCCGCATCCACGACCCCTTCCCGCTGCCCGTGCGCTGGCGCTCCGCACCCGCCGAACTGCTCGACCACCGGGACAACATCAGCGGTACGTCCCCGGCGGCGCCCTCCCTCGACGGCGGCCTCACCGACATCGCCGACGTCTACCGGCGCGTACGGTCCGGCCGGCTGGTCGTGCTCGGCCGGGCCGGCTCCGGCAAGACCGTCCTCGTCCTGCGGTTCGTCCTCGACCACCTGGGCGCCCGCACCCCCGGCGAGCCCGTACCCGTGGTCTTCAGCATGGGATCGTGGGACCCGACCGGCACCACCCTGCGCGACTGGCTGATCGCCCGCCTGCTGCGCGACCATCCGAACCTCGACGCGAGCGCGCCCGGCGGCTCCACCCTCGCCGCCGCCCTGGTGGACGCCGGATGGATCCTGCCGGTGCTCGACGGGTTCGACGAGATGGCCCCCGGGCTGCTCGGCGTCGCCCTGCGCGAACTCAACACCAGTGCGCTGCCGCTGTTCCTGACCAGCCGCACCGAGCAGTTCGCCGAGGCCGTCGGGGTCGAGGTGCTCCGCCGGACCGCGGGCATCGAGCTGCTGGACCTGGACGCCGACGACCTGGTCCACTACCTGCCCCGTACCGCGCGCCCCACCGCGCCGGCCGGCCGCGACGGCAGGGCCGCCACCGGCTGGGACCCCGTGCTGGAGCGGCTGCGCACGGACCCGGAGGGCGCGCCCGGCGCCCGCCTCGCCGCCGTGCTCCGCACCCCGCTGATGGTGCTGCTCGCCCGGACCCTCTACAGCGACACCCCGGCCCAGGACCCGGCCGTACTGCTCGACAGCGCCCGCTTCCCGACCCCGGGGGCCATCGAGGAACACCTGCTGGCCGGGTTCGTGCCGAGCGTCTACGGGTCGCCACCCACGGCCGCCCCGGGCGCCCGCCGCACGCGCGGGCCGCGTACCTGGGACCCGCTGCGCGCCCGGCACTACCTGGGCCACCTCGCCGGGCACCTGGACCGGCCCGAGCGGCGCGAGGGCCAGGACCTGGCGTGGTGGCAGCTGCGCGAGTCACTGCCGCTGACCTCGCGCATCCTGGCCGTCGTCCTGGCCTGCTCCCTGGTCACCGCGGTCGCCGACTGGCTGGTCTTCCCCGCCAAGAACCTGGCCGCGGGCCACGGTGCCGCCTTCGCCCTCGGCACGGGCCTGCTGGACGCGCTGCTGTTCGGCCCCGCCGTCGGCCTCGCCTTCGGGCTGGTCCACGGCCTGGTGGCCGTGCTCGGGATCCGGGCGTTCGAGCCGTCCCGGGTGCGGATACGGCTGCCGGGCCGCCACCGGCCGTCCGCCGGACCGTCCGCCCGCCGCGTCGCCACCCTCGTACCGGCCGGACTGCTGGGCGGCCTCGTGATGGGCCTCGGGTGCGGGCTCGCCCACACCGTCGGCGCGCAGCTGACGTACGGCGGGGTGCTGCTCGATCCGGCAGTGGTCGAGGCGACGGCCGTCAACTGCCTGATGTACGGGCTCACCTTCGCCCTGGCGGGAGGGCTCGTACTCGGGCTCGTGGCCACCCTGGAGACCCCCATCGACCTCGGCCGCGCCGCCACCCCGACGGACCTGCTGGCCATCAACCGCAGCATCGTGGTGCGCCAGGCCCTCTTCCTCGCCCCGATGCTCACCCTGGTGATCGCCTTCGGCGGCCGGCTCATGACCGAGCTGCTCCAGGGCGTCGTCGGCCCCCTGACCTGGCCGATGGCCGAGGGGCTCGCGCTCGGCGCCGTGGGCGGGGTGGCCGGCGCGCTCTCCTACGCCCTGGCGTTCACCGCCTGGGGGCAGTGGGTGCTGCTGACCCGGATCTGGCTGCCGCTGACCGGCCGCCTCCCCTGGGCGACCGTCGCTTTCCTGGAGGACGCCTACCGGCGCGGCGTGCTGCGCCAGGTCGGCGCCGTCTACCAGTTCCGCCACGCCCGGCTCCAGAGCCACCTGCGCGGACGGCCCGCCCCCTAG
- a CDS encoding N-acetylmuramoyl-L-alanine amidase — MTELENKRPKPRSRTRRAVLFGGLGVFAAAAVAGRDEIGRAWWLIPGVAKPRKEGELDHVGASWTSASPANWRMADRPDDYRVDRIVVHVTQGSFEGSVQAFKNPFHRASAHYMVRGDGHVEQLVREMDVAFHAANRSMNERSIGIEHVGFVERPQDFTDAMYAASARLAADVCHRYGIPVDRTHLVGHSEVPGADHTDPGPHWDWDRYIRMVREARAALPA, encoded by the coding sequence ATGACCGAGCTCGAGAACAAAAGACCGAAACCGCGGAGCCGGACCCGCAGGGCGGTGCTCTTCGGCGGGCTCGGCGTCTTCGCGGCGGCGGCGGTCGCCGGCCGCGACGAGATCGGCCGGGCCTGGTGGCTGATACCGGGAGTGGCCAAGCCGCGCAAGGAGGGCGAGCTCGACCACGTGGGTGCGAGCTGGACCTCGGCCTCGCCCGCGAACTGGCGGATGGCGGACCGGCCCGACGACTACCGGGTGGACCGGATCGTCGTCCATGTCACACAGGGCAGCTTCGAGGGCTCGGTGCAGGCCTTCAAGAATCCGTTCCACAGGGCGTCGGCGCACTACATGGTGCGCGGCGACGGCCACGTGGAGCAGCTGGTGCGCGAGATGGACGTGGCCTTCCACGCGGCGAACCGCTCGATGAACGAGCGCAGCATCGGCATCGAGCACGTCGGCTTCGTGGAGCGCCCGCAGGACTTCACGGACGCGATGTACGCGGCTTCGGCCCGGCTGGCGGCCGACGTCTGCCACCGGTACGGGATACCGGTGGACCGCACCCACCTCGTCGGGCACTCCGAGGTCCCCGGCGCCGACCACACCGATCCCGGCCCGCACTGGGACTGGGACCGCTACATACGCATGGTCCGGGAGGCCCGGGCGGCCCTCCCGGCCTAG
- a CDS encoding ABC transporter ATP-binding protein — protein sequence MTDTKKTDTAGIPAQATDSPEPLLKVTGLTKHFPITKGLLRRQVGAVKAVDGIDFDVRRGETLGIVGESGCGKSTMGRLITRLLEPTAGTIEFEGKDITHLGVTGMRPLRRDVQMIFQDPYGSLNPRHTVGTIVSAPFKLQDVTPEGGLKAEVQRLLSLVGLNPEHYNRYPHEFSGGQRQRIGIARALALKPKLVVADEPVSALDVSIQAQVVNLMDDLQEELGLTYVIIAHDLSVIRHVSDRIAVMYLGKIVELADNKSLYGEPMHPYTTALMSAVPVPDPKRRGAKSGRILLKGDVPSPISPPSGCRFHTRCWKATQICATQEPPLLALKPGHQVACHHPENAPDQAPGDQPLPGAADAVVKVTE from the coding sequence GTGACCGACACCAAGAAGACGGATACGGCCGGCATTCCGGCGCAGGCCACGGACTCTCCCGAGCCGCTGCTCAAGGTCACCGGCCTGACGAAGCACTTCCCCATCACCAAGGGCCTGCTGCGGCGCCAGGTGGGCGCGGTCAAGGCCGTCGACGGCATCGACTTCGACGTCCGGCGCGGTGAGACCCTCGGCATCGTCGGCGAGTCCGGCTGCGGCAAGTCGACCATGGGCCGGCTGATCACGCGGCTGCTGGAGCCGACCGCCGGCACCATCGAGTTCGAGGGCAAGGACATCACGCACCTGGGGGTGACGGGCATGCGCCCGCTGCGCCGCGACGTGCAGATGATCTTCCAGGACCCGTACGGCTCGCTGAACCCCCGCCACACGGTGGGCACCATCGTCAGCGCGCCCTTCAAGCTCCAGGACGTCACCCCGGAGGGCGGGCTCAAGGCGGAGGTCCAGCGGCTGCTGTCGCTCGTGGGCCTCAACCCCGAGCACTACAACCGCTACCCGCACGAGTTCTCGGGCGGCCAGCGCCAGCGCATCGGCATCGCGCGGGCCCTGGCGCTGAAGCCGAAGCTGGTGGTGGCGGACGAGCCCGTCTCGGCGCTGGACGTGTCGATCCAGGCCCAGGTGGTCAACCTGATGGACGACCTCCAGGAGGAGCTCGGCCTCACCTACGTGATCATCGCGCACGACCTGTCGGTCATCCGGCACGTCTCGGACCGCATCGCGGTGATGTACCTCGGCAAGATCGTCGAGCTGGCGGACAACAAGTCGCTGTACGGGGAGCCGATGCACCCGTACACCACGGCCCTGATGTCGGCCGTGCCGGTGCCCGACCCCAAGCGGCGCGGCGCCAAGAGCGGCCGCATCCTGCTCAAGGGCGACGTGCCGTCGCCGATCTCGCCGCCGAGCGGCTGCCGCTTCCACACCCGGTGCTGGAAGGCCACGCAGATCTGCGCGACGCAGGAACCGCCGCTGCTGGCCCTGAAGCCGGGCCACCAGGTGGCCTGCCACCACCCGGAGAACGCCCCCGACCAGGCCCCGGGCGACCAGCCCCTGCCGGGCGCGGCGGACGCGGTGGTCAAGGTCACGGAGTAG
- the mnmA gene encoding tRNA 2-thiouridine(34) synthase MnmA: MTENLPRANHPLRVLAAMSGGVDSAVAAARAVEAGHDVTGVHLALSANPQSFRTGARGCCTIEDSRDARRAADVIGIPFYVWDLAERFREDVVEDFISEYEAGRTPNPCLRCNEKIKFAALLDKALALGFDAVCTGHYATVVLNEDGSRELHRASDMAKDQSYVLGVLDEKQLAHALFPLGDTLTTKDEIRAEAERRGLAVAKKPDSHDICFIADGDTQGFLANRLGKAEGDIVDEATGEKVGTHEGAFGFTIGQRKGLRIGHPAPDGKPRYVLDISPVNNTVTVGPVEALDVTALTAIRPRWCGAVAAAPGTYTAQLRAHGGETEVFAEVVDGELRVSFAEPVRGVAPGQAIVLYDGTRVVGSATIATTTRATAAV; the protein is encoded by the coding sequence ATGACTGAGAACCTGCCGCGCGCAAACCACCCGCTTCGCGTCCTGGCCGCCATGTCCGGCGGAGTGGACTCCGCCGTCGCCGCCGCCCGCGCCGTCGAAGCCGGGCACGACGTGACCGGCGTCCACCTGGCGCTGTCCGCCAATCCGCAGTCCTTCCGGACCGGTGCCCGTGGCTGCTGCACCATCGAGGACTCCCGCGACGCCCGGCGTGCCGCCGACGTCATCGGCATCCCCTTCTACGTCTGGGACCTGGCCGAGCGCTTCCGCGAGGACGTGGTCGAGGACTTCATCTCCGAGTACGAGGCCGGGCGCACCCCGAACCCCTGCCTGCGCTGCAACGAGAAGATCAAGTTCGCGGCGCTGCTCGACAAGGCCCTCGCGCTCGGCTTCGACGCCGTCTGCACCGGCCACTACGCGACCGTCGTGCTGAACGAGGACGGCTCCCGGGAGCTGCACCGCGCCTCCGACATGGCCAAGGACCAGTCCTACGTCCTCGGCGTCCTCGACGAGAAGCAGCTCGCCCACGCCCTCTTCCCGCTCGGTGACACCCTCACCACCAAGGACGAGATCCGCGCCGAGGCCGAGCGCCGCGGCCTGGCCGTCGCGAAGAAGCCCGACAGCCACGACATCTGCTTCATCGCCGACGGCGACACCCAGGGCTTCCTCGCGAACCGCCTCGGCAAGGCCGAGGGGGACATCGTCGACGAGGCGACCGGCGAGAAGGTCGGCACCCACGAGGGCGCCTTCGGCTTCACCATCGGCCAGCGCAAGGGCCTGCGCATCGGCCACCCCGCCCCCGACGGCAAGCCGCGCTACGTCCTCGACATCTCCCCGGTGAACAACACCGTCACCGTCGGCCCCGTCGAGGCCCTGGACGTCACCGCCCTCACCGCGATCCGCCCCCGCTGGTGCGGAGCCGTGGCCGCCGCCCCGGGCACCTACACCGCCCAGCTGCGCGCCCACGGCGGCGAGACCGAGGTCTTCGCCGAGGTCGTCGACGGCGAGCTGCGGGTCTCCTTCGCCGAGCCGGTCCGGGGCGTCGCCCCCGGCCAGGCGATCGTGCTCTACGACGGCACCCGCGTGGTCGGCTCCGCCACCATCGCGACCACGACGCGGGCCACCGCCGCCGTCTGA
- a CDS encoding thioesterase family protein translates to MSHAAAKASIGDSEFDRDTAITARADEPGVYDAELSAGWTIIAAVNGGYLLALVGRALSAALPHPDPFTVSAHYLTSSVPGPAVIRTQVVRVGRTLSTGQASLFQYDESGAEIERIRVLASYGDLAALPDDVRTVAVPPAIPAYEDCIGPEAGPAPIPGSSAIVDRLRLRLDPATAGWAVGAPSGKGEMRAWFELADGRDADPLSMLLAVDALPPTAFDLGLVAWTPTVELTTHVRRRPAPGPLRVSITTRNLAGGFLEEDAEVWDSSDHLVAQSRQLARALRPS, encoded by the coding sequence ATGTCACACGCAGCTGCCAAGGCCTCCATCGGCGACAGTGAGTTCGACCGCGACACCGCCATCACCGCGCGCGCGGACGAGCCCGGGGTGTACGACGCGGAACTCTCCGCCGGCTGGACGATCATCGCCGCCGTGAACGGCGGATACCTGCTGGCCCTCGTCGGCCGGGCCCTGTCGGCGGCCCTGCCGCACCCGGACCCCTTCACGGTCTCCGCGCACTACCTGACCTCCTCCGTGCCCGGCCCCGCCGTGATCCGCACCCAGGTCGTCCGCGTCGGCCGCACCCTCTCCACCGGCCAGGCCTCGCTGTTCCAGTACGACGAGAGCGGCGCCGAGATCGAGCGCATCCGCGTCCTCGCCTCCTACGGCGACCTCGCGGCCCTGCCGGACGACGTGCGCACCGTCGCCGTGCCGCCCGCCATCCCCGCCTACGAGGACTGCATCGGCCCCGAGGCCGGCCCGGCCCCGATCCCCGGCAGCTCCGCCATCGTGGACCGGCTCCGGCTCCGCCTGGACCCGGCGACCGCCGGATGGGCCGTCGGAGCGCCCTCCGGCAAGGGCGAGATGCGGGCCTGGTTCGAGCTGGCCGACGGCCGTGACGCCGACCCGCTCTCCATGCTCCTGGCCGTGGACGCGCTGCCGCCGACCGCCTTCGACCTCGGCCTGGTGGCCTGGACCCCGACGGTGGAACTCACCACCCACGTCCGCCGCCGGCCGGCCCCCGGCCCGCTCCGGGTCTCCATCACCACCCGCAACCTGGCCGGCGGCTTCCTCGAGGAGGACGCCGAGGTCTGGGACTCCTCCGACCACCTGGTCGCCCAGTCCCGCCAACTGGCCCGCGCGCTGCGCCCGTCCTGA
- a CDS encoding NADP-dependent oxidoreductase: protein MRAIVVNEWGGPENLVEREIDRPEPGLGEVLVRVHAAGVNPVDWKTRDSGALIAWGEHPIVGWDVSGTVEAVGPGVTVHAPGDEVYGMPHFPRQAGGYAQYVTAPARHFAAKPATLDHVQAAALPLAALTAWQALVDTAGVSAGQRVLVHAAAGGVGHLAVQIAKARGAYVIGTASEGKHALLRELGADEVIDYRTTDFEDAVSDVDIVIDAVGGEYTQRSLKVLKTGGHLVTLPGPDSLPADPQGVHASWVLVEPDLAGLREIAALVEQGLLKPLVDTVLPLEQAARAHEIGEQGRTTGKIVLTVA from the coding sequence ATGCGCGCGATCGTCGTGAACGAGTGGGGCGGCCCGGAGAACCTGGTCGAGCGGGAGATCGACCGGCCCGAGCCCGGTCTGGGCGAGGTCCTGGTCCGCGTCCACGCGGCCGGCGTCAACCCCGTCGACTGGAAGACCCGGGACAGCGGCGCGCTCATCGCCTGGGGCGAGCACCCGATCGTGGGCTGGGACGTCTCCGGCACCGTCGAGGCGGTCGGCCCCGGCGTGACCGTCCACGCCCCCGGCGACGAGGTGTACGGCATGCCGCACTTCCCGCGGCAGGCAGGCGGCTACGCCCAGTACGTGACCGCTCCGGCCCGGCACTTCGCCGCGAAGCCGGCCACCCTGGACCACGTGCAGGCCGCGGCCCTGCCGCTGGCGGCGCTGACCGCCTGGCAGGCCCTGGTGGACACGGCCGGGGTGAGCGCCGGGCAGCGGGTCCTGGTGCACGCGGCGGCCGGCGGTGTGGGCCACCTGGCGGTGCAGATCGCCAAGGCCCGCGGCGCGTACGTGATCGGCACCGCGAGCGAGGGCAAGCACGCGCTGCTGCGTGAGCTGGGCGCCGACGAGGTGATCGACTACCGCACCACCGACTTCGAGGACGCCGTCTCCGACGTGGACATCGTGATCGACGCCGTCGGCGGGGAGTACACGCAGCGCTCGCTGAAGGTCCTCAAGACCGGCGGCCACCTGGTGACCCTGCCCGGCCCCGACTCCCTCCCGGCCGACCCGCAGGGCGTGCACGCCTCCTGGGTCCTGGTCGAGCCGGACCTGGCCGGCCTGCGGGAGATCGCGGCCCTCGTCGAGCAGGGGCTGCTCAAGCCGCTGGTCGACACGGTGCTGCCGCTGGAGCAGGCGGCGCGGGCCCACGAGATCGGCGAGCAGGGCCGCACCACCGGCAAGATCGTCCTGACCGTCGCCTGA
- a CDS encoding cysteine desulfurase family protein yields the protein MAYLDHAATTPMLPEAAAAMTAQFAATGNASSLHAAGRRARRTVEEAREAFAEAVGARPSEVVFTAGGTEADNLAVKGLYWARRDADPARNRVIASPVEHHAVLDAVHWLAEHEGAQVEYLPVDRYGRVHAEAFREAVERNPDDVALATVMWANNEIGTVMPVRELAAIAREYGIPLHSDAVQAFGQLDVRFGDSALAAMTVSGHKIGGPYGIGALLLGRDQSPVPVLHGGGQERHVRSGTLDVPAVAAFAVAAVLAAERRERFATEIGALRDELIATVRRAVPDAVLGGDPDERLPANAHFSFPGCEGDSLLLLLDAQGIECSTGSACTAGVAQPSHVLLATGTDPQLARGTLRFSLGHTSTKEDVAALAAAIGPAVERARTAGLS from the coding sequence ATGGCCTACCTCGACCACGCCGCCACCACCCCGATGCTGCCGGAGGCCGCCGCGGCGATGACCGCGCAGTTCGCCGCCACGGGGAACGCCTCCTCCCTGCACGCCGCCGGCCGCCGGGCCCGCCGTACCGTGGAGGAGGCCCGCGAGGCCTTCGCCGAGGCGGTCGGTGCCCGTCCCAGCGAGGTGGTCTTCACCGCCGGCGGCACCGAGGCCGACAACCTCGCCGTCAAGGGCCTCTACTGGGCCCGGCGCGACGCCGACCCCGCCCGGAACCGGGTCATCGCCAGTCCCGTGGAGCACCACGCCGTGCTCGACGCCGTCCACTGGCTCGCCGAGCACGAGGGCGCACAGGTCGAGTACCTGCCCGTGGACCGCTACGGCCGGGTGCACGCGGAGGCCTTCCGCGAGGCCGTCGAGCGCAACCCCGACGATGTGGCCCTGGCCACCGTGATGTGGGCCAACAACGAGATCGGGACCGTCATGCCGGTCCGCGAACTGGCCGCCATCGCCCGTGAGTACGGGATCCCGCTGCACTCGGACGCCGTCCAGGCCTTCGGACAGCTCGACGTCCGCTTCGGCGACAGCGCACTCGCCGCCATGACCGTCAGCGGCCACAAGATCGGCGGCCCCTACGGCATCGGGGCGCTGCTGCTCGGCCGCGACCAGAGCCCCGTACCCGTCCTGCACGGCGGCGGCCAGGAGCGGCACGTCCGCTCCGGCACCCTCGACGTGCCGGCCGTCGCCGCCTTCGCCGTGGCCGCCGTCCTCGCCGCGGAGCGGCGCGAGCGGTTCGCCACCGAGATCGGCGCCCTGCGCGACGAACTGATCGCCACGGTCCGCAGGGCCGTGCCCGACGCCGTACTCGGGGGAGACCCCGACGAGCGCCTTCCGGCCAACGCGCACTTCAGCTTCCCCGGCTGCGAGGGCGACTCCCTGCTGCTCCTGCTCGACGCCCAGGGCATCGAGTGCTCCACCGGATCCGCCTGCACCGCGGGCGTGGCCCAGCCCAGCCACGTCCTGCTCGCCACCGGCACCGACCCGCAGCTGGCCCGCGGCACCCTGCGCTTCTCCCTCGGCCACACCTCCACCAAGGAGGACGTCGCCGCCCTGGCCGCGGCCATCGGCCCGGCGGTGGAGCGCGCCCGCACGGCGGGCCTCAGCTAG
- a CDS encoding PE-PPE domain-containing protein: MSTTKPNRLTRRLKSVVASTVLLLAGAVVAPTGAHAAPANHYYIEIGGTGAAADAPGCTTSFDAANRNLNGGIAIPVCYVASGGPFVGSHNEQPAPFAPSFGDSVNQGYWNAKAALENAYRADPTARFTIAGYSQGAWVGDLLLQTIANNGTEVPRDRVDGMLYSDPMQPGTGFWRLVPQGVLIPFVAYSPGTGPEDFPGVPVQRHCIKTDGVCDATSLDSFPGFLQQHPRYFREGEIIATTLTGHGGRGTVWYPAA, encoded by the coding sequence ATGTCCACCACGAAGCCGAACAGGCTCACCCGCCGCCTCAAGTCCGTCGTCGCGTCGACGGTCCTCCTGCTCGCCGGCGCGGTCGTCGCACCGACCGGCGCGCACGCCGCCCCGGCGAACCACTACTACATCGAGATCGGCGGCACCGGCGCGGCGGCGGACGCGCCCGGATGCACCACGAGCTTCGACGCCGCGAACCGGAATCTGAACGGGGGCATCGCGATTCCGGTCTGCTACGTGGCCAGCGGCGGCCCCTTCGTCGGGAGCCACAACGAGCAGCCGGCCCCCTTCGCGCCGAGCTTCGGCGACAGCGTGAACCAGGGCTACTGGAACGCCAAGGCCGCCCTGGAGAACGCCTACCGCGCCGACCCGACGGCCCGCTTCACCATCGCCGGCTACTCCCAGGGCGCCTGGGTCGGCGACCTGCTGCTCCAGACGATCGCGAACAACGGCACCGAGGTACCGCGCGACCGGGTCGACGGCATGCTCTACTCCGACCCGATGCAGCCGGGAACCGGTTTCTGGCGCCTGGTCCCGCAGGGGGTCCTCATCCCCTTCGTGGCCTACTCCCCCGGCACCGGGCCGGAGGACTTCCCGGGGGTCCCCGTCCAGCGGCACTGCATCAAGACCGACGGGGTCTGTGACGCGACGTCGCTGGACTCCTTCCCCGGCTTCCTGCAGCAGCACCCGCGCTACTTCCGGGAGGGCGAGATCATCGCCACCACCCTCACCGGGCACGGCGGCCGGGGCACCGTCTGGTACCCGGCGGCCTGA